Sequence from the Candidatus Aminicenantes bacterium genome:
CGATCTCGTCGCCCACCTTGACCACACCCCGATCCACCCGGCCCGTCACGACGGTGCCCCGGCCGGTGATGGTGAAAACGTCCTCGATCGACATCAGGAACGGCTTGTCCACTTCCCGCAACGGCTCCGGAATGAACTCGTCCAGCGCCTTGACCAATTCCCAGATCGCCTTGGCGCCCTCGCCCGACGGATCCGCCAGCGCCGCCGTCGCCGAGCCGCGAATGATCGGCGTCGTGTCCCCGGGGAACTCGTACTTGGTCAGAAGCTCCCGCACTTCGAGCTCCACCAGGTCCAGGATCTCCGGGTCGTCCACCAGATCGCACTTGTTCATGAAGACCACGATGGCCGGCACGTTCACCTGCCGCGCCAGCAGGATATGCTCCCGCGTCTGCGGCATCGGCCCATCCGCCGCCGATACCACCAGGATCGACCCGTCCATCTGGGCCGCGCCCGAAATCATGTTCTTGATGTAGTCCGCGTGGCCCGGGCAGTCGATGTGCGCGTAGTGCCGCAGCTCCGATTCGTATTCGACGTGGCTCAAGGCCACCGTCAGGATCTTCGTCGCGTCCCGCCGGAACATCTTGGCGTCCGCCTTGGCCACTTCGTCGTAGCTCTTGGCCGTCGCCAGCCCCTTGGTCGCCAGCACCTTCGTGATGGCCGCCGTCAGGGTCGTCTTGCCGTGGTCGATGTGCCCGATCGTCCCCACGTTCACATGCGGTTTCGTTCTCTCGAACTTCGCCTTTGCCATCCTGTCCTCCTATGTCTCGGTTAAGGCAGTCTGTATCGGAGTCAGCCCACGATCAGAGTTGAACTGATGACCCCGTCCTTACCAAGGACGTGCTCTACCAACTGAGCTACGTGGGCATCCATGTATTTCAGATGGAGCGGGAAACGGGATTCGAACCCGCGACAGACGGCTTGGAAGGCCGCCGCTCTACCAACTGAGCTATTCCCGCGTCGCTGGAAGTGGGCAGGGAAGGATTCGAACCTTCGAAGCGTTTCCGCAACGGGTTTACAGCCCGTCCCATTTAACCACTTTGGTACCTGCCCGTTACGCATTCGCATCCGTTTCTAATCAGCCAGCGAAGGGAATCGAACCCCTGACCCGCTGATTACAAATCAGCCGCTCTACCGACTGAGCTACGCTGGCGCCTCTATTCATTTCGTTTTCGATTTCGGAAAAAATAATAAACGACTCCATCGAAAAAACGAGAAAATTCCGCGCCTAGGCGAGTTTCCTCGAGAAGCGTTTCAGTTGTAACAGCGGTATGATACGGAGACGAGCGACATTCTAAATCCGACCGGGGAACCGTGTCAAGGAGTATTTTTTTGTTTCTTTATTTGGGGGGCGCCGGCGCCGCCGCCGTTGCGGCCCATCCGCTGCCGGACCTGGTTCATGGTCTCGTTCAAGCCGCGCAGAAAATCGATTTGGAAGATCTCGTAGCGGGCTTTCTGGCGGATGGTGAGGACGGCGGCCAAGGCGGCATCCCCCTCGTCGTCCAAGTCCTTGATCCGGGCCCTCAAGTCCTTGATCTGGATAATGGTCTCCTCGAAAGCGGCGTCCTTGGTCTCCGGGTCCTGGCTCATCCGGCGCAGAGCCTGGACCTCCCGGCTAAGATTTATTTGCATATCCTGTTTGCTTTTTTCGATGCGATTAAGAGCCGGAAAAATTTTTGCGGTCTGGTCCTCGGTCAGGTCCAGGGCCTGGGTCAGGCGGACTAGCCGCAAGGCCGCCAGATTGGCCTGGACCCTTTGACGCGGGGGATTCATCTGATTCTGGTTCTGGGCCGGGAGGGGGGCGACCAAGGCGGCGGCGGCCAGGAGGATCAGGACGGATCGAATCATGCGATTTTTCATTTTATCATCTCCCTTTTTAGAGAACGAGGCTCTCCTGTATCGCAGCTTCGAGGACTAATACGTCCTCGTCCGAGAGGCTGTCCAGATAAAATCCCGCGTTGGAAGCCAGCGGCTCGGATGCCGCCGGGGAAGCGATGCTGTTTTCGACCAGCGAGGCCCGAATAGCGGAATCGAAGGCCAGAGCCAGCGCCTCGTCTTCGACCAGGGATAAAGCCAGGCCGGACCGGGCGTCGGAAAAGGCGTAAGGAACAAGCTCGGGTGCCGGACCGGGGCGGAGAATCATAAGATAGAGTCCGACGGTCGCGACAAGCAGCGCGGCGGCGGCTCCCGCCCAGGCCCATCTCGGCCCGGCGAAAGGGGCGGGGCGAACGGACGCTTCCTTGAGGCCGGACTTCAGGCGGGCCAGGGAGCGGGCCATGCGCTCGGGATCAGGGTCGGCGGCCTGGCCGGATAAGGAAGCCTTCGATACCGCCTGGAGCATGGCCAGGGAAGCCTGATAGCCGCGGCAATCCCGGCAGGAAGCCAGATGGGCCTCCATCTCGAGCCGCGGCGCGTCCGCAAGACGACCATCCAAGTCATCCGAAATCAATCGTTTAGAGTGATTACATCGCATCTTGCGCCTCCCCCAAGTACGGTTGGAGCCTGGCCCGCAGCATCTTGCGAGCCTTATGCATTCGCCAGGAGACCGTGTTCTCCGAACATCCCAACACCTCGGCCGCCCGGCCGTGGGACATGCCTTGGACGACAACCAGGTTGAAAGCCGCCTGATAGACCGGCCTAAGCCGGCCGATCGCCTCTTCGAGCTTGCCCTTGAGCTCCCGGTTGAGGGAGCCTCCCTCTGGGGATCCGGCCGCATAGCCGGTCTTGTCCAGAACGGCCGCACCGTCCTCGAAAGGGGCTCTCCCCTTCTCCCGGCCCTTCTTCTTTAAATGATTCAAGGTCAGGTTGACGGCGATCCGGTAAACCCAGGTATAGAAGCTCGAATTGCGCCGAAAGCTCTTGAGGGATCGAAAAGCGGTCATAAACGCGTCCTGGGTCAGGTCGTCGGCGTCCTCGGGCGAGCGGGTCATGCCCAGGATAGTGCGGTAGATCCGCTCCTGCAGGCGGCCCGCCAATTCGGCAAAGGCGTCCACGTCGCCCGCCTGGGCCCGCTCGACCAGAACATCGTCGGCCGTACTTTCCATGTTTTCATTCACCGGATTAGACAGGCCTCCCGTTTGATCCTTAGCGCAGAATGGCAAGCGGAGCTTTTCGCTTCTCGTCGTCCCGAGGCCGACGAAATGATAAGCGGAGCTTTTCGCTTGTCGTCGTCCCGAGGCCGACGAAACGTCGGCCGTGGGGACCTCGAAAAATTGCCCCTCGTCCCCGCTTCGCAGGCCTTCGCAACGACATGGCCATTTTATGGTATCCAAAATGACAATGCCAGTATACGTAATTCCTCATTTCGGCGCTATTATCGTATGTATTTAAATCAACGATATGTTTCAAATGTAAATAATACTTGACATATAGCCATTATTTATTACATTATAGACACGGTCAAGGATAAACATGAAGCTCCAAAACCGCCTTAAAGTCTTGCGGGCCGCCAAGTCCGTCACTCAAGACGACCTCGCCCAAGCGGTCGAAGTCAGTCGCCAGACGATCAACGCGATCGAGCTGGGCAAGTTCAACCCATCGGTCATGACCGCCCTCAAGCTGGCCCGCTTCTTCGGGACGCCGGTCGAGGAGATTTTCGCCATCGTCGAGGAGGAACGCCATGAAGAAAATCGATAGTCATGTCCTTCGTTATGGGCTCGAAAGCGGCATCGGCTTGGCGACGTTACTGGCCGTGCTTGCCGTAGGTGAAGCCGGTTTCGCCGTCAGCTCCCTTTTCGCCATCACGGCTTTTTTAAAACGGAGGAAGCCGGACGAGCGGGAGACCCAGCTATTCCATCGCGCCAACACATTGGCCTTCGCGGCTATCTACCTCTCTATGATTCTGGTCTACTTCCTCTTTCCCGCTTTCAACTGGCTCATCGCCTTATTCTGCTCCTTCCTCTTCTTCCACGGCCTATCCAATCTCCTCCTCTATAAGTTCGGCTCCGTCGGCGGCGAAAAATAAGTTGGACAGGAGGATTTCCCATGCTAGTCCATCACTCATCCAAACGAACGGGAGGGATCATCGCCTTGGCGTTTCTTCTCGGATCGCTCTACAGCGCCGCCGGGCCGCTCGTCCCGGGACAAAGCCAAGGCCTCGATACACCGCCTGCCCTTCAGAAGGCCCTCTTCGCAAAGCTTAAAGTCGCCGAAGCCTGGCAACTGACCAAAGGCAGCCCGGACGTCCTCGTCGGAGTCATCGACAACGGCTTCGATTTCTACCATCCCCTGCTCAAGGGGCGCCTGCTGCCCGGCTTCTACGCCTCCGGCGGTTTCCACATGGAGCTTGAGGGCACTATCGCCCACGGCACCGCGATCGCCAGCATCATCGCCGCCCAGGGCGGCCTGGGAAGCGAAATGATCGGGCTGGCGCCGGACTGCCGCATCGTCACAGCATCTCAAGGGATGATCGAGCACGTTCTGATACGGATGCAACAGGACTGGGCTAAAAGCCATCCCGGAGCCCCTATCGACGAGTTCATGAAGAAGGCCGCGGCATCGGAGGAGCTGAAGAAGTTCGGCCGCGATTGGACGAGCTTTCAGGCCGCCGCGAACGCGGACGCGATCCTCTATCTCGTCGACCGGGGCGTCAGGGTCATCAACATCAGCGGCCTGCTGAGGAAGAGCCTATTCCGGGTCGCCGCAGACTGGGACCGGCTGGAAGCTGCCTTCAAGCACGCGGCCGACAAGGGCGTGCTGTTGATCCTCGCCGCCGGCAATAACGCCGTCGAAAGCGATGACTACCCCGGCGGCGAAGCCGCAGTGCTCATCGTCGGCGCATCCAAGCTCGACGATACTCGCTGGGAGCAGGAAACCAAGATGATGGGCCGGACGTTTAAGCAAGGCTCCAATTTCGGCAAACGCCTGGGAGTCATGGCCCCGACCGACAATATCCTGACCTGCGTTCCGCACGAGAAGCGGTTCTACGCAAGCGACGACGGTCCGATGGGAGCCGAGAACGAGGCTTTCAAAGGCCTCACCGAAGTCATGCCTGTGGGAGCCACCTCGTGCGCCGCCCCGATCGCCACGGCCCTGGCGGCGCTCGTCTTCAGCCTGCGGCCCGACCTGGACGGGCCGGCCGTCGCCGACCTCATCAAGAAAGGCAGCGACGACATCGGCGACAAAGGGTTCGACAAGCTGACCGGCTGGGGCCGGGTCAACTTTCTCAAGACGCTCCAGCTGGCCCAGTCTGCCCCACACAAATAGAAATAGGGGTACAGTATACGTAAATCCCAATTTTCCAAGTGCTTGGCAAGCAAAAAGAATCGGGATTTACGTATACTGTACCCCTATTAATGAGATTGCCGCGCCCCTGCTCGGCAGGGGCTCGCAATGACATCGAGGGCTTTCAGTACGCGACCAGCCCCGCTTTTTTCAGCACCTCCAGATACGCCACGATTCCGGCCAACGGCGTCTCCTGGCGAAGCTGAGTGTCCAGCATCTTCTTAATATCAAGGGCGCTGTTCTTGCCGTCGCAGAGAAGCTGGATTTCGGCATAATTGCGGGAGGCGGAACGATCGGGGACGGCCGCCCCCATGGCCTTCATCGCTTCCTGAATGGCCGTCTGGTATCCCTGGTATCCGCCGGCCTTGATCTTGGGTTGGGGCTTGGGCACGACGAGCGCCGCCTTCTTCTCGGCGTCGGAGGGCTTCCAGTCGATCGGCTTGAGCCCGAGGACCGCCGCCTGCCGCCGCATGGCCTGATCGTAAGTCCTGAGCTGGGCCGTCTCCAGCCCGACGACCGAAGCCTTCAGCTCGGCCAGATAGGGGGCGTAAGCGGCTTTGTTCGCAACCATTTGCAGGGTCGAGTCCAGCGTCGATCGCTCGTTGCGGGCCGAAGCTTCGATATATCCCCTGGCCCGTTTGACGGCGGCCGGAAACGCCGCCGCGTCCGCCCGGGTCATCTCCTCCAGCCCCCGAGCCAATTGATGGCCGATCCGCGCGGCCGCGTTGGAGACGATCTCGGCCGCGATGCGCCCGGCCATGGCGTCGTCGGCAGCGGCGATGGTGTAGGCCGCGGCCGCGGTGATGATCACGGCCCGCTTCAGCTGGGTGGGGTCAAGCTTGTCGGGCCGGTCCTCGGAGGTGTGGTACCACTGATCGGGCCAGGTGTTCAGGACGACGCCGGGAACACCCACACCCCAGTCGTTGAAAACCTCGTGGTCGGACGAGCCGAAATGGGTCCCGATGTAGTAATACATCGGCTCTTCGCTGCCGGTGGGGGCGACGATCCGGCGATTCATCGTCCCGCTCATCCCGTTGGTGACATAGGAGCGGGTCGCCTCGCCCACGTACCGATAATAGTTTTCCATGACGTCGTTAAGGAAGTGCGGATTGCCGTAGGTCGTCCGCATGACCGTAAAAAAGGCCAGGCTCTGGGTCAGCCGGTCGCCGACCATGTCCAGGTTGATGTCGCAGAGGGTGCGGCCGAACTGCTCGGGATTGGCCTTGACGTACGGGACGGTGCCGGAGAACTCCGGCGCCCAGAGGAAGCGGATCGTCCGCTTGGGCTTGGGCAGGCGGCCGTCGCGGATCAGCGCCTGGAGGGTCCGGGCCGCCTCGAGGATGGTCGCCGAGCCCGAGGAGTTGTCGTTGGCCCCGAACATCGTATAGCCCTCGAAGATATGGGCGCTGACGATAACTTCCTGGGCCTTGGGGTCCGTCCCGGGGATGGACGCGACGATGTCCTGCAGCTCGGCCTTTTCCATCTTGGATTCGACGACCGCGCGAACAGTGATCTTCTCGCCCCGTTTCAGCCGGTCGCGCAGGATGACGCCCTCGCGCGGCGGCAGGCAGAAGGCGAACTTGGTCGTCGCCGCATTGCCGCCCCCCCGCCCGCCGATGCCGCCCCAGGGGATCAGGAGCGGATCAAAGAGCGGCCGCGGCGACGAGAACGAGATGACCCCGGCCGCGCCCTTGCCCAGGCAGGCCGTGTTGTGAACCATCCCGGGCGAGCCGGAAGTGACGACGATCTTGTCCTTGACCTCGAGGCCCGTGAAATCCTTGGCCTCGCCGTCCCCCACCCAGACGAGGTCCGCCGTCACGTCGGCCGAGGCGCTGCCCTGGGCCAGCATGGCCGTGAGCTCGGTGTACGAGGCGATTTTCTGGCGGCCGGGGCTGACTTCCCACAGCTCGCCCTTGACGCCGTCCCAAGTCTCGCCGCCGGGGAATCGCAGGATAGCCGCGTCCTGCAAGCCGTATTCCTTCAGCCGGTCGAGAACGAACTGGGCCTCGCGGAACGTCCCGGCGTATTCGTCCGGTTTGCGGTCGCGCGGGAATCCGCACATGGCCATGACGCTGTTGTAAGCCGTTTCGCCCGAGGCTTCCCCCACGATCTCGTCCATCCGGGCCGGCGGCAGAAAAGTCCACTGCAGCCAGGACGTCATTTGGGCCGCGGCCCCCAAGCCGAGCCCGAGGAGAATCGCGGCGATCCAGGCGATGCGTTTGGTGTTCATGACTTCGCGCCTTTCGTCAGATCTTGATGTATCCCGCCGCGGCCAAAAGCTGGAGGTACGCCGTCGCCGCCCCCAGCGGGATGTCGATGTCCAGCTCGGCCGCCGCGTCGGCGGCGATGTCGGCGATCGAATTCCGGCCGTTGACGAAGTTGAGGAGCATGGCCGGCGCCTGCGGGTGCAGGGTGACGCCCTTCAAGGCATCGGGGTGCTCCTTCATGTACTTCACATAGGGCTCAAAGCGGGCCAACGACAGCTCTTTGCCCCTGACGGCCGGGGCGATGGAGGGCACCAGGCGGGCCGCCCGGTCGAGGCTGATCTTGGGCTCGCGGGGAGCCGCGACGCCCAGGGCTTTGGCCCGGACCGCGGCGTAACCGAGCACCTGCGACTTGAGGCCCTCGCCGTAAAGCTCCCACTGCTTGACGCGGGCGGCCACCGCGGCCGCCGCCGCAGGCGAGCCGGTCGCGATCTCGT
This genomic interval carries:
- a CDS encoding elongation factor Tu — translated: MAKAKFERTKPHVNVGTIGHIDHGKTTLTAAITKVLATKGLATAKSYDEVAKADAKMFRRDATKILTVALSHVEYESELRHYAHIDCPGHADYIKNMISGAAQMDGSILVVSAADGPMPQTREHILLARQVNVPAIVVFMNKCDLVDDPEILDLVELEVRELLTKYEFPGDTTPIIRGSATAALADPSGEGAKAIWELVKALDEFIPEPLREVDKPFLMSIEDVFTITGRGTVVTGRVDRGVVKVGDEIEIVGFAETRKSIVTGVEMFRKLLDQAQAGDNIGCL
- a CDS encoding zf-HC2 domain-containing protein, translating into MDGRLADAPRLEMEAHLASCRDCRGYQASLAMLQAVSKASLSGQAADPDPERMARSLARLKSGLKEASVRPAPFAGPRWAWAGAAAALLVATVGLYLMILRPGPAPELVPYAFSDARSGLALSLVEDEALALAFDSAIRASLVENSIASPAASEPLASNAGFYLDSLSDEDVLVLEAAIQESLVL
- a CDS encoding sigma-70 family RNA polymerase sigma factor, with the translated sequence MESTADDVLVERAQAGDVDAFAELAGRLQERIYRTILGMTRSPEDADDLTQDAFMTAFRSLKSFRRNSSFYTWVYRIAVNLTLNHLKKKGREKGRAPFEDGAAVLDKTGYAAGSPEGGSLNRELKGKLEEAIGRLRPVYQAAFNLVVVQGMSHGRAAEVLGCSENTVSWRMHKARKMLRARLQPYLGEAQDAM
- a CDS encoding helix-turn-helix transcriptional regulator translates to MKLQNRLKVLRAAKSVTQDDLAQAVEVSRQTINAIELGKFNPSVMTALKLARFFGTPVEEIFAIVEEERHEENR
- a CDS encoding S8 family serine peptidase; protein product: MLVHHSSKRTGGIIALAFLLGSLYSAAGPLVPGQSQGLDTPPALQKALFAKLKVAEAWQLTKGSPDVLVGVIDNGFDFYHPLLKGRLLPGFYASGGFHMELEGTIAHGTAIASIIAAQGGLGSEMIGLAPDCRIVTASQGMIEHVLIRMQQDWAKSHPGAPIDEFMKKAAASEELKKFGRDWTSFQAAANADAILYLVDRGVRVINISGLLRKSLFRVAADWDRLEAAFKHAADKGVLLILAAGNNAVESDDYPGGEAAVLIVGASKLDDTRWEQETKMMGRTFKQGSNFGKRLGVMAPTDNILTCVPHEKRFYASDDGPMGAENEAFKGLTEVMPVGATSCAAPIATALAALVFSLRPDLDGPAVADLIKKGSDDIGDKGFDKLTGWGRVNFLKTLQLAQSAPHK
- a CDS encoding M28 family peptidase, which encodes MNTKRIAWIAAILLGLGLGAAAQMTSWLQWTFLPPARMDEIVGEASGETAYNSVMAMCGFPRDRKPDEYAGTFREAQFVLDRLKEYGLQDAAILRFPGGETWDGVKGELWEVSPGRQKIASYTELTAMLAQGSASADVTADLVWVGDGEAKDFTGLEVKDKIVVTSGSPGMVHNTACLGKGAAGVISFSSPRPLFDPLLIPWGGIGGRGGGNAATTKFAFCLPPREGVILRDRLKRGEKITVRAVVESKMEKAELQDIVASIPGTDPKAQEVIVSAHIFEGYTMFGANDNSSGSATILEAARTLQALIRDGRLPKPKRTIRFLWAPEFSGTVPYVKANPEQFGRTLCDINLDMVGDRLTQSLAFFTVMRTTYGNPHFLNDVMENYYRYVGEATRSYVTNGMSGTMNRRIVAPTGSEEPMYYYIGTHFGSSDHEVFNDWGVGVPGVVLNTWPDQWYHTSEDRPDKLDPTQLKRAVIITAAAAYTIAAADDAMAGRIAAEIVSNAAARIGHQLARGLEEMTRADAAAFPAAVKRARGYIEASARNERSTLDSTLQMVANKAAYAPYLAELKASVVGLETAQLRTYDQAMRRQAAVLGLKPIDWKPSDAEKKAALVVPKPQPKIKAGGYQGYQTAIQEAMKAMGAAVPDRSASRNYAEIQLLCDGKNSALDIKKMLDTQLRQETPLAGIVAYLEVLKKAGLVAY